In Mesorhizobium sp. 113-3-3, a genomic segment contains:
- a CDS encoding HlyD family type I secretion periplasmic adaptor subunit translates to MAVQSLAWEGNPRTNIRRVAFAGYAATALFAGCFGYWAVSAPLSGAVITQGTISATGGNILIQHPDGGLIEELLVHDGDRVQQAQDLIVLDPTAAQTELNRLTRQSIALRASAARLEAERDGLDRLAPITKPAPALLQSDFDALIREQQKEFDARLARFRSEQSILAQRLAMHRQSVVGLQSQKEAVQQQAEIVKKELGIKAGLLDKGLTNRTEYSQLLRSEADLVGQAGMLEANVAAANTQIVEAQEQIERLTTQRVEEALTKLDQVRSNLADIEEQIRAAEAVLRRTRIKAPAAGIVVSSTYNARGSVIARGEKIMEILPTAPGLIVEARLRPKDVDQVRVGQPAKLRLSALNTRLTPEVSATVAQISADRLVDEATHEPYYRVKLRIAADLPPGVKPEQLYPGTPVEAFISTGDRTFLEYLARPMLDSFARAFTER, encoded by the coding sequence ATGGCGGTGCAGAGCCTCGCCTGGGAGGGCAACCCGCGTACCAACATAAGGCGTGTCGCATTCGCCGGATACGCGGCGACAGCGCTGTTTGCGGGTTGCTTTGGCTATTGGGCCGTCAGCGCGCCCTTGTCTGGAGCGGTGATCACGCAAGGCACGATCTCGGCGACCGGCGGAAACATCCTGATCCAGCATCCCGACGGCGGCCTCATCGAGGAGTTGCTGGTCCATGACGGCGATCGCGTGCAACAGGCCCAGGATCTGATCGTGCTGGATCCGACAGCCGCGCAGACCGAGCTCAACCGGCTGACGAGACAGTCGATCGCACTCAGGGCCAGTGCGGCGCGGCTCGAGGCGGAACGCGACGGGTTGGACAGGCTAGCGCCAATCACCAAACCAGCGCCAGCTTTGCTCCAGTCCGATTTCGACGCCTTGATTCGAGAACAGCAAAAGGAATTCGATGCCAGGCTCGCCCGGTTCCGATCGGAACAATCGATCCTTGCCCAACGCCTGGCCATGCATCGGCAGTCAGTCGTGGGATTGCAGTCCCAGAAGGAGGCCGTTCAGCAGCAAGCCGAAATCGTGAAGAAGGAGCTCGGCATCAAAGCCGGCCTGCTGGACAAGGGTCTCACAAATCGTACCGAATACTCGCAGCTTTTGCGCAGCGAGGCCGATCTCGTCGGGCAGGCCGGGATGCTGGAAGCCAATGTCGCGGCGGCCAACACCCAGATCGTCGAAGCCCAGGAGCAGATCGAGCGCCTGACCACGCAACGCGTGGAGGAGGCGCTGACGAAGCTGGACCAGGTTCGTTCCAACCTAGCCGACATCGAGGAACAGATCAGGGCGGCCGAGGCGGTGCTGCGGCGCACGAGGATCAAGGCACCGGCCGCGGGCATCGTGGTGTCTTCGACCTATAATGCCAGGGGCAGCGTGATCGCGCGCGGCGAAAAGATCATGGAGATCCTGCCGACGGCACCGGGTCTGATTGTCGAAGCAAGGCTGCGGCCGAAAGACGTCGATCAGGTCCGTGTCGGCCAGCCGGCGAAACTGCGATTGTCCGCCTTGAACACGCGGCTCACCCCGGAGGTTTCAGCCACCGTGGCACAAATTTCCGCGGACCGGCTCGTCGACGAGGCCACGCACGAGCCCTATTACCGCGTCAAACTCAGGATTGCCGCCGACCTGCCACCCGGGGTGAAGCCCGAGCAGCTTTATCCGGGAACGCCGGTCGAGGCGTTCATCAGCACTGGCGATCGGACTTTCCTAGAATATCTGGCACGGCCGATGCTCGATTCCTTCGCTCGCGCGTTCACGGAGCGGTAG
- a CDS encoding type I secretion system permease/ATPase: MTGPSGLRPVFMRAIADVGVFSLLINILLLVIPLYLLQVYDRVLPSSSVETLVYLSVIAVLALAFLGLLDAIRAVYTQRVAATLDRKLGASTFAVSLGARYAGGLSPLRDLASVCAFIRSRGVAVLFDLPFAPVFLALLYLIHPVLFWVTVAGAALLLLLVVANQLAIGRNDALSAERSALASQAEQAFARNAETLRAMGMVENAARVWGRHVAAALTLHDRSSSANAIFSGASRALRMMLQLAILGVGAWLVLKGQMTAGMIFASSLVSSRALQPLDQLIGAWRQIADARRAWKRLETALAARPAEARKLILPDPAGAISVQDVFFMAPNAQPGTEPILKRLNFQIGAGQALAIVGPSGAGKSTLARLLVGAARPTGGAVRIDGADLRTWDENQLGKHVGYLAQEVELFPGSIAQNVARFDPDADDAAIVEAARRAEAHELILAQRDGYQTLIGPSDRMLSGGERQRIGLARAFYGNPRILVLDEPSTHLDGTGEAALEAVLAAAKAAGVTIVVITHRPSIAASCDRVMLLRGGAIEAFGPSSEVLRHSAVGKGLPAQPNTVVTGSFATTIRTHNVRFGS, encoded by the coding sequence ATGACTGGACCGTCCGGCCTGCGTCCGGTCTTCATGCGCGCCATCGCCGATGTCGGCGTCTTCTCGCTGTTAATCAACATCCTGCTGTTGGTGATTCCACTCTACCTGCTGCAGGTCTATGACCGCGTGCTGCCGTCCTCCAGCGTCGAAACGCTTGTCTATCTTTCGGTCATCGCGGTTCTCGCGCTCGCTTTCCTCGGGTTGCTGGACGCGATCCGCGCCGTTTATACGCAGCGCGTCGCGGCGACCCTCGACCGGAAACTGGGCGCCAGCACATTCGCCGTTTCGCTTGGCGCTAGATATGCCGGGGGCCTGTCACCGCTGCGCGACCTCGCCTCTGTCTGCGCCTTCATCCGGTCGCGCGGCGTGGCGGTGTTGTTCGACCTGCCTTTTGCGCCCGTCTTCCTCGCCTTGCTCTATCTCATCCATCCCGTGCTGTTCTGGGTGACGGTCGCCGGCGCAGCGCTTCTGCTTTTGCTGGTCGTGGCCAACCAGCTTGCCATCGGCAGGAACGACGCCCTGTCGGCCGAGCGTTCGGCCCTGGCCAGCCAGGCGGAACAGGCCTTTGCCCGCAATGCCGAGACGCTGCGCGCCATGGGCATGGTGGAGAACGCCGCGCGGGTCTGGGGACGGCACGTGGCGGCAGCGCTCACCTTGCACGACCGTTCCTCGAGTGCCAATGCGATCTTCAGCGGTGCCTCTCGGGCGCTGCGCATGATGCTGCAACTGGCGATCCTCGGCGTCGGCGCATGGCTGGTGCTCAAGGGGCAGATGACGGCAGGCATGATCTTCGCCTCCTCGCTGGTGTCGTCGCGCGCGCTGCAGCCGCTCGACCAGTTGATCGGCGCATGGCGACAGATCGCCGACGCCCGGCGCGCGTGGAAACGGCTGGAGACGGCGCTTGCGGCGCGTCCGGCCGAAGCGCGCAAACTGATCCTGCCCGATCCGGCAGGGGCGATTTCCGTGCAGGACGTTTTCTTCATGGCGCCGAATGCGCAGCCCGGCACCGAACCCATCCTCAAGCGGCTGAACTTCCAAATTGGCGCCGGCCAAGCGTTGGCCATCGTCGGCCCGAGCGGCGCCGGCAAGTCGACGCTGGCGCGGTTGCTGGTGGGTGCTGCCCGGCCGACCGGCGGCGCGGTCAGGATCGACGGCGCCGACCTCAGGACCTGGGACGAAAACCAGCTCGGAAAGCATGTCGGCTACCTCGCGCAGGAGGTCGAGCTCTTTCCAGGATCGATCGCGCAAAACGTCGCCCGCTTCGACCCAGATGCGGATGATGCCGCGATCGTCGAGGCGGCAAGGCGGGCTGAGGCGCATGAGCTGATCCTGGCGCAGCGGGACGGCTACCAGACATTGATAGGTCCGTCGGACAGAATGCTGTCGGGCGGCGAACGCCAGAGGATCGGGCTGGCGCGCGCCTTCTACGGCAATCCCAGAATTCTCGTCCTGGACGAGCCGAGCACCCACCTCGACGGCACGGGCGAAGCGGCGCTCGAGGCGGTCCTCGCCGCCGCGAAGGCGGCCGGCGTCACCATAGTCGTGATCACGCATCGCCCTTCGATCGCAGCGTCCTGCGACCGCGTGATGCTTCTGCGTGGCGGCGCGATCGAAGCCTTCGGCCCAAGCAGCGAGGTGCTGCGGCATTCGGCTGTTGGCAAAGGCCTGCCCGCGCAGCCGAATACGGTGGTGACAGGGTCCTTCGCCACGACGATCCGCACGCACAACGTCCGTTTCGGGTCGTAG
- a CDS encoding glycosyltransferase, with amino-acid sequence MQALGAEVVVCAPPDDEFAAVLDRAGVPLAPAFSSVRQWVTEALADRSAVSLPQRAAQVLAGQLDAVAEAAKGCDLILAAGLFPSTAAARLVAEQMGIRYVYATFCPIWLPSTHHRPRAYPEHPLPADVTDSRVLWDLNAQAMNAIFGGAFNAHRASIGLPPVDNVRDHVFTSRPWLASDPVLSPWQVTDLCDVVQTGAWILPDERPLPADLLAFLNAGPAPVYVGFGSMPMQAAKDAALAAIAAIRDQGRRAIVLRGWADLVLNDDRDDCFIVGDVNQQALFPRLAAVVHHGGAGTTTTAARAGAPQIVVPQIADQPYWAGRVAELGIGAAHQGPAPSFESMSAALGRALSPEVSARATNVARTVRSDGAAVAAKRLLDAEKGAASGTGARRSGTDALR; translated from the coding sequence TTGCAGGCGCTTGGCGCCGAGGTGGTGGTGTGCGCTCCGCCGGATGATGAATTCGCGGCGGTGCTCGATCGCGCGGGCGTGCCGCTGGCGCCGGCCTTCTCCTCGGTGCGGCAGTGGGTGACCGAGGCGTTGGCCGACCGATCGGCGGTGAGCCTACCCCAGCGCGCGGCCCAGGTGCTTGCCGGGCAGCTCGACGCGGTCGCCGAGGCCGCAAAGGGATGCGACCTGATCCTAGCGGCCGGCCTGTTCCCCTCCACCGCCGCGGCACGGCTGGTGGCCGAGCAAATGGGTATCCGCTACGTCTATGCAACTTTCTGCCCGATCTGGCTGCCATCCACGCATCACCGGCCGCGAGCCTATCCGGAACACCCTCTGCCGGCTGACGTAACCGACAGCCGGGTCCTTTGGGATCTGAACGCGCAGGCCATGAACGCGATATTCGGCGGAGCGTTCAACGCGCATCGCGCTTCGATCGGACTGCCGCCGGTGGACAATGTCCGCGACCACGTTTTCACCTCTCGGCCATGGCTGGCATCGGACCCGGTCTTGAGCCCGTGGCAGGTGACCGATCTTTGCGATGTGGTGCAGACCGGCGCATGGATATTGCCGGACGAACGCCCGCTTCCGGCCGATCTGCTGGCATTCCTGAATGCCGGACCGGCGCCGGTCTATGTCGGCTTCGGCAGCATGCCGATGCAGGCAGCGAAGGACGCAGCGCTGGCAGCCATCGCCGCGATCCGCGATCAAGGACGCCGCGCGATTGTCCTGCGCGGCTGGGCGGACCTTGTTCTCAATGACGATCGCGACGATTGCTTCATCGTCGGAGACGTCAACCAACAGGCGCTGTTCCCTCGCCTTGCCGCTGTCGTCCATCATGGCGGCGCCGGCACGACGACAACGGCGGCCCGGGCCGGCGCCCCCCAGATCGTCGTGCCCCAGATAGCCGACCAGCCCTATTGGGCGGGCCGGGTGGCCGAGCTCGGCATCGGCGCGGCCCATCAGGGCCCGGCTCCGAGCTTCGAATCCATGTCCGCCGCGCTCGGCCGGGCGCTATCGCCTGAGGTCTCGGCGCGTGCGACCAACGTCGCCCGTACGGTTCGTTCCGACGGAGCGGCAGTCGCCGCGAAGCGGCTTCTCGATGCCGAGAAAGGGGCGGCTTCCGGCACCGGTGCGAGGAGGTCAGGAACGGATGCCTTGAGATGA
- a CDS encoding PadR family transcriptional regulator → MGKQMTEMLKGTLEGIILAILSARRAYGYEITALLRNQGFSDIAEGTVYALLVRIEQKGLVDVEKIPSEKGPPRKVYSINARGRDDLEEFWRTWNFLAERLEQLNTERK, encoded by the coding sequence ATGGGCAAGCAGATGACGGAGATGCTCAAGGGCACGCTGGAGGGCATCATCCTGGCGATCCTGTCCGCGCGGCGCGCCTATGGCTACGAGATCACGGCGCTGTTGCGAAACCAGGGCTTCTCGGACATCGCCGAAGGCACCGTCTACGCCCTGCTCGTCAGGATCGAGCAGAAGGGTCTCGTCGACGTGGAGAAGATCCCGTCCGAGAAGGGCCCGCCCCGCAAGGTGTACTCGATCAACGCCCGGGGACGGGACGACCTCGAAGAGTTCTGGAGGACGTGGAACTTCCTCGCGGAACGGCTCGAACAGCTCAACACGGAAAGGAAATAG
- a CDS encoding RNA polymerase sigma factor, with protein MTATATIEAATIEAVWRIEQPKLIARLVRYLRDIGLAEEVAGDAFLLALERWPRDGIPRNPAAWLTEVARNRALDRLRRTTMIDGKHRELAIDLAELEREMPDIEAALDEDIDDDLLRLIFTACHPVLPAEQRAALALRLLGGLSTAEIARAFLVPEATIAQRIVRAKRTLRDAAIPFETPRGQERRERLAVVLEVVYLTFNEGYVATTGPDWLRADLCGEALRLGRSLAALMPDEPEVQGLVSLMELNASRFPARIGKAGEPILLLDQDRARWNWSLIRRGLDGLNRAMALTSTPGPYLLQAMIAACHSRAATAADTDWIAISAYYQALALAAPSPVVEINRAVAVGMAFGPAQGLAIVEALKDEPRLKGSHLLPTVRGDLLEKLGHQAEARAAFRQAAELTGNERERALLLARAGSSQGIRS; from the coding sequence TTGACGGCCACAGCCACCATCGAAGCGGCCACCATCGAAGCGGTTTGGCGGATCGAGCAGCCCAAGCTCATCGCCAGGCTCGTCCGCTATCTCAGGGATATCGGGCTGGCCGAGGAGGTCGCCGGCGATGCCTTCCTGCTGGCGCTGGAGCGCTGGCCCCGGGACGGCATCCCGCGCAACCCGGCCGCCTGGCTGACCGAGGTCGCCAGGAACCGGGCGCTCGACCGGCTGCGCCGCACCACCATGATCGACGGCAAGCATCGCGAACTCGCCATCGACCTCGCCGAACTGGAGCGCGAAATGCCCGACATCGAGGCAGCGCTCGACGAGGATATCGACGACGACCTTTTGCGGCTGATTTTCACCGCTTGCCATCCCGTATTGCCGGCCGAGCAGCGCGCGGCCCTTGCTCTGCGCCTGCTGGGCGGGCTGTCGACGGCCGAGATCGCCCGCGCCTTCCTGGTGCCTGAAGCCACCATCGCCCAGCGCATCGTGCGCGCCAAGCGCACCCTTCGTGATGCCGCCATCCCTTTCGAGACGCCGCGCGGGCAGGAGCGGCGCGAACGTCTCGCCGTCGTGCTGGAGGTGGTCTATCTCACTTTCAACGAGGGCTATGTGGCAACGACGGGGCCGGACTGGCTGCGCGCCGATCTCTGTGGCGAGGCGCTGCGCCTTGGCCGCTCGCTGGCGGCGCTGATGCCTGATGAGCCCGAGGTGCAGGGCCTGGTGTCGCTGATGGAACTCAACGCCTCGCGCTTCCCCGCTCGCATCGGCAAGGCGGGCGAACCGATCCTGCTGCTCGACCAGGACCGCGCCCGCTGGAACTGGTCGCTCATCCGGCGCGGCCTCGACGGCCTGAACCGTGCGATGGCCCTGACATCGACACCCGGCCCCTATCTCTTGCAGGCGATGATCGCCGCCTGCCATAGCCGCGCGGCAACGGCCGCCGACACCGACTGGATCGCGATCTCGGCCTATTATCAGGCCCTTGCCTTGGCGGCCCCCTCGCCCGTCGTCGAAATCAACCGGGCGGTGGCAGTCGGCATGGCGTTCGGGCCGGCGCAGGGCCTCGCCATCGTCGAGGCCTTGAAGGACGAGCCGCGCCTGAAGGGCTCGCATCTCCTGCCCACGGTGCGCGGCGATCTCCTGGAGAAACTGGGACATCAGGCGGAAGCCCGCGCCGCATTCCGGCAGGCCGCGGAATTGACCGGCAATGAGAGGGAGCGCGCCCTGCTGCTCGCCCGCGCGGGTTCATCTCAAGGCATCCGTTCCTGA
- a CDS encoding YciI family protein — protein sequence MRFMMLMIPGGYAQAAADVRPGAEAVEGMMRYNEELKKAGVLLALDGLHPPSEGARISFKAGKPIVTDGPFAEVKEVLGGYWVIDVRSREEAIEWARRCPAGENDLIEVRRVFEMSDFPEDVQKVAEGFSELMG from the coding sequence ATGCGGTTCATGATGCTGATGATCCCCGGCGGCTACGCACAGGCGGCGGCCGACGTCAGGCCCGGCGCCGAGGCGGTGGAAGGAATGATGCGATACAATGAAGAGTTGAAGAAGGCCGGCGTTCTGCTGGCGCTCGACGGGCTGCATCCGCCGTCCGAGGGCGCGCGGATCAGCTTCAAGGCCGGCAAGCCCATTGTCACCGATGGCCCGTTCGCGGAGGTCAAGGAAGTGCTGGGCGGCTATTGGGTGATCGACGTACGCTCGCGTGAAGAAGCCATCGAATGGGCGCGCCGCTGCCCCGCCGGGGAGAATGACCTGATCGAGGTTCGCCGCGTCTTCGAGATGAGCGATTTCCCCGAGGACGTCCAGAAGGTGGCGGAAGGCTTTAGCGAGCTGATGGGTTGA
- a CDS encoding family 16 glycosylhydrolase: MSFFVNALGVPLPYSGASTHWYSAAGAGPDLYGSSGNDSFYGASGVTMHGGAGDDIYYLYAASNKVAEAAGAGIDTISTWMSYKLPDNVENLVVTNANNYAFGNGLDNIITAKGGHQTLDGGAGNDVLIDGGGGYDTFIISKGNGSDLIANFAATDTVRLSGYGFTSFDAIHANMIQAGSNVLLNLGSGEILEFKDTTIDKLQPSQFELPIDKSGMQLSFSDDFNTLNLHNSQGGTWDTNFWWGAANGSTLSSNNELQWYIDANYAPTSSVHPFSVNNGVLTITAAQAPADIKPLINNFEYTSGILTTHDTFSQTYGYFEIRADLPENAGAWPAFWLLPEDGSWPPELDVVETIGQAPNSLIMTAHSNETGTHTKVTSTVSVSDPAGFHTYGLLWTPDKLVWTYDGVEVAEAATPSDMNKPMYMLVDLAVGGLAGTPPDHLATPAEMKIDYVRAYTLDSAPANALNVTSSTTTTQNIATHSSSTLHGGSEFGGHA, encoded by the coding sequence ATGAGCTTCTTCGTCAATGCCCTGGGCGTTCCTCTTCCCTACAGCGGCGCTTCCACCCATTGGTATTCGGCGGCAGGGGCCGGGCCGGACTTGTACGGCAGCTCCGGAAACGACTCCTTCTACGGAGCATCCGGTGTCACCATGCATGGTGGCGCAGGCGATGACATCTATTACCTCTATGCGGCGAGCAACAAGGTGGCGGAGGCCGCCGGGGCAGGCATCGACACGATCAGCACATGGATGAGCTACAAGCTCCCCGACAATGTCGAGAACCTCGTCGTCACAAACGCCAACAACTATGCTTTCGGAAATGGTTTGGACAACATCATCACCGCCAAGGGCGGGCACCAGACCCTGGACGGCGGCGCGGGAAACGATGTCCTGATCGATGGTGGCGGCGGGTACGACACTTTCATCATCTCGAAAGGCAATGGCAGCGACCTGATCGCGAATTTTGCCGCCACCGACACGGTCCGTCTTAGCGGCTATGGCTTCACGTCGTTCGACGCCATCCACGCCAACATGATCCAGGCGGGTTCGAACGTGCTGTTGAACCTCGGGTCCGGCGAGATCCTCGAGTTCAAGGACACGACCATCGACAAGCTGCAGCCCAGCCAGTTCGAATTGCCGATCGACAAGTCCGGAATGCAGCTCTCCTTCAGCGACGATTTCAACACGCTGAACCTCCACAACAGCCAGGGCGGCACGTGGGACACCAACTTCTGGTGGGGCGCGGCGAACGGCAGCACCTTGAGCAGCAACAACGAGCTGCAATGGTATATCGACGCCAATTACGCACCGACGAGTTCCGTCCACCCGTTCAGCGTGAACAATGGCGTGCTCACCATCACCGCGGCGCAGGCGCCGGCTGACATCAAGCCGCTGATCAACAATTTCGAATACACCTCCGGCATCCTGACGACCCACGACACCTTCTCGCAGACCTATGGCTATTTCGAAATAAGGGCCGACCTGCCCGAGAACGCCGGTGCCTGGCCGGCCTTCTGGCTGCTTCCGGAAGACGGTTCATGGCCGCCGGAACTCGATGTCGTGGAGACGATCGGCCAGGCCCCGAACTCGTTGATCATGACGGCGCACTCGAATGAAACGGGGACGCACACCAAGGTGACGTCGACGGTGAGCGTCTCGGACCCCGCCGGTTTCCACACCTATGGCCTGCTCTGGACGCCGGACAAGCTCGTCTGGACCTATGACGGTGTAGAGGTCGCCGAAGCGGCGACGCCCTCCGACATGAACAAGCCCATGTACATGCTGGTCGATCTCGCTGTCGGCGGCCTGGCCGGCACCCCTCCGGACCATCTGGCCACGCCGGCCGAGATGAAGATCGACTACGTCCGCGCCTATACGCTGGACAGCGCGCCCGCGAACGCCCTGAACGTCACCAGCAGCACCACCACGACGCAGAATATCGCCACGCACAGCAGCAGCACGCTGCACGGCGGTTCCGAGTTTGGGGGCCACGCGTAA
- a CDS encoding DMT family transporter, with protein sequence MIPVLVCALGIFLLSGMDAAMKVLVIAVGVYNTVLWRSMLATLVAGAGWLAGPRSLPAVSVLRLHALRAAIVGIVLLCFFWGLARLPLAEAIGLSFVAPLFALLLAALLLGERIQRKAIWASLAGIAGVVIIVAGQFGQKTYAGDALLGTAAVLVSTVFYAYNLILARRQALLAKPIEIMLFQNLCVGLMLGLAAPWLAIALPSNLWLPLAGVTALSLAGQFLMSWAYARAEAQYLIPTEYSAFIWAIALGWFFFDEAVTWTTLAGAGLIVASCLIAARSNPRLAEPIEVAV encoded by the coding sequence ATGATCCCGGTGCTCGTCTGCGCGCTTGGCATCTTCCTTCTGTCCGGCATGGATGCGGCGATGAAGGTGCTGGTCATCGCGGTCGGCGTCTACAACACAGTGCTGTGGCGCAGCATGCTGGCGACCTTGGTCGCGGGCGCGGGCTGGCTGGCGGGGCCGCGCTCGCTTCCCGCCGTCTCGGTGCTGAGACTGCATGCGCTGCGCGCCGCGATTGTCGGCATTGTCCTGCTGTGCTTCTTCTGGGGGCTTGCCAGACTGCCGCTGGCGGAGGCGATCGGGCTGAGTTTCGTGGCGCCGCTGTTTGCGCTGCTGCTGGCCGCGCTGCTTCTGGGCGAAAGGATACAGCGCAAGGCGATCTGGGCCTCGCTCGCCGGCATTGCGGGCGTCGTGATCATCGTGGCCGGCCAGTTCGGGCAGAAGACCTATGCCGGCGATGCGCTGCTCGGCACCGCGGCAGTGCTCGTATCGACAGTGTTCTACGCCTACAATCTGATCCTCGCGCGACGACAGGCGCTGCTGGCCAAGCCGATCGAGATCATGCTGTTCCAGAACCTTTGCGTCGGGCTCATGCTTGGTCTTGCCGCACCCTGGCTCGCCATTGCGCTGCCCAGCAATCTCTGGCTTCCGCTCGCCGGGGTGACGGCCCTGTCGCTCGCCGGCCAGTTCCTGATGAGCTGGGCCTATGCGCGCGCCGAAGCGCAATATCTGATCCCGACCGAGTATTCAGCCTTCATCTGGGCGATCGCGCTCGGCTGGTTCTTCTTCGACGAGGCGGTGACCTGGACGACGCTGGCCGGAGCCGGCCTCATCGTGGCCAGCTGCCTGATCGCCGCGCGCTCGAATCCGAGGCTTGCCGAGCCGATCGAAGTCGCGGTTTGA
- a CDS encoding DUF1048 domain-containing protein, whose product MVTGWIEKITGSIEQKKRYWQYKARTEKLPANYRAAIEALDRYLMYFGAITNGDTMVSMLEDLIDLFEQSAAHGTPIRAIVGENPVEFVETFLQNYAEGQWINKERKRLIDAIDRVADNAP is encoded by the coding sequence ATGGTCACAGGATGGATCGAGAAGATCACAGGGTCGATCGAGCAGAAGAAACGCTACTGGCAGTACAAGGCGCGCACGGAAAAGCTTCCGGCGAATTATCGCGCGGCGATCGAGGCGCTGGACCGGTACCTCATGTATTTCGGGGCGATCACCAACGGGGACACCATGGTGTCGATGCTGGAGGATCTCATCGACCTCTTCGAACAGAGCGCGGCGCACGGAACCCCGATCCGCGCGATCGTCGGCGAGAACCCTGTCGAGTTTGTCGAAACGTTTCTCCAGAACTACGCGGAGGGCCAGTGGATCAACAAGGAGCGGAAACGGCTGATCGACGCCATTGACCGCGTCGCCGACAATGCGCCGTAA